From a single Intestinibaculum porci genomic region:
- a CDS encoding site-specific recombinase, with product MVNADTLSPDGIQARLEELQKELIKKANNKQDYDAIADEIFRLRDQKEQSELDSHRREEVMNRIKELQDFIAGQETDITKFDEALVKKLIEKISVFADHFTVEFKSGITIDIEA from the coding sequence GTGGTCAACGCTGACACACTCTCACCGGACGGCATTCAGGCACGGCTTGAGGAACTGCAAAAGGAGCTCATCAAGAAGGCAAACAATAAACAGGACTATGATGCCATAGCCGATGAGATTTTCCGGCTCCGCGACCAGAAGGAACAATCCGAGCTCGACAGCCACCGCCGGGAAGAAGTCATGAACCGAATCAAGGAGCTGCAGGACTTCATCGCCGGTCAGGAAACCGACATCACAAAGTTCGATGAGGCTCTGGTCAAAAAGCTCATCGAGAAAATCTCCGTCTTCGCCGACCACTTCACCGTGGAATTCAAGTCCGGCATCACAATTGATATCGAAGCATAA
- a CDS encoding SIR2 family NAD-dependent protein deacylase has translation MKNLYDEMPNGYQESIQKGLGAVRYFSRNMSFETGSEEERIARLKKEIEAADAIVIGAGAGISTSAGLTYSGERFETYFYDFAKKYGIRDMYSGGFYPFPDDETRWAWWARHIYYNRYIDAPKPVYKELHDLVKDKDYFVITTNVDHQFQRAGFDKKRLFYTQGDYGLFQSVNPSLQKTYDNEEWVMKAMESQGFVKDEAGVFQVPKDGNITMRIPTSLIPKCPDDGSDVTMNLRADDSFVEDGGWHRASAAYADFLRRHESLHVLYLELGVGANTPVIVKYPFWQMTLENEKSVYACINYGEAFCPGEIANRSICIDGDIGDVFAKIK, from the coding sequence ATGAAGAACTTATACGATGAAATGCCTAACGGCTATCAGGAAAGCATTCAGAAGGGACTCGGTGCTGTGCGGTATTTCAGCAGAAATATGTCATTCGAAACAGGCTCTGAGGAGGAACGAATCGCCAGATTAAAGAAAGAGATCGAAGCAGCAGATGCTATAGTGATCGGAGCGGGTGCCGGAATTTCCACTTCCGCAGGGCTGACATACAGTGGCGAGCGTTTTGAAACATATTTTTATGATTTTGCGAAAAAGTATGGTATCCGAGATATGTATTCCGGTGGTTTCTACCCGTTCCCGGATGATGAGACGCGCTGGGCATGGTGGGCAAGGCATATCTACTACAATCGCTATATCGATGCTCCTAAACCTGTTTATAAAGAACTGCACGATCTTGTAAAAGATAAGGACTATTTTGTGATTACCACCAATGTGGATCACCAATTCCAGAGAGCGGGATTTGATAAAAAGCGTCTTTTCTATACGCAGGGAGACTACGGACTATTCCAGAGCGTGAATCCGTCACTGCAAAAGACCTATGATAATGAGGAGTGGGTCATGAAAGCGATGGAGTCGCAGGGTTTTGTGAAGGACGAAGCTGGTGTATTTCAGGTGCCAAAAGATGGCAATATAACCATGAGGATTCCGACAAGCCTCATCCCGAAATGCCCGGATGACGGATCGGATGTTACCATGAACCTTCGTGCTGACGATTCCTTTGTCGAAGATGGAGGGTGGCATAGAGCGTCTGCGGCATATGCGGATTTCCTGCGCAGACATGAGAGCCTTCATGTGCTTTATCTGGAGCTTGGCGTGGGAGCCAATACACCCGTCATTGTGAAGTATCCGTTCTGGCAAATGACACTGGAAAATGAAAAGTCAGTGTATGCTTGTATCAATTATGGCGAGGCGTTTTGTCCGGGCGAAATTGCGAACAGGAGCATTTGCATCGATGGGGATATTGGTGATGTGTTTGCGAAAATAAAATAA
- a CDS encoding protein-ADP-ribose hydrolase — MNEKMTQEQRLDTLVEAFKADSVQHKDLQTPADTEGKLRILRSLMNIRMPKKLDDSVLAVQDEYLRERISENGIVTLSEIPMIRNGMSIWQGDITRLAVDTIVNAANSQMLGCFVPMHTCIDNCIHTFAGVQLRAECSRQMNQLRIKYGKDYEQPTAVPMLTDAYNLPAKKVIHIVGPIVQYKLTPELEKELTDCYLNTLDMCLVNNLRSVAFCCISTGVFHFPNKRAAQIAVSAVDSWLSQHPGAMERVIFNVFKDEDKKYYEELIR, encoded by the coding sequence ATGAATGAGAAAATGACACAGGAGCAGCGGCTTGACACATTGGTCGAAGCGTTCAAGGCTGATTCTGTTCAACATAAGGATTTACAGACGCCTGCGGATACGGAGGGCAAGCTAAGAATCCTCCGTTCCCTTATGAACATTCGTATGCCGAAGAAGCTGGACGATTCGGTACTGGCCGTACAGGACGAATACCTACGGGAGCGTATCAGCGAAAACGGCATTGTCACGCTTTCGGAGATTCCCATGATTCGGAATGGCATGTCGATCTGGCAGGGCGACATCACCCGCCTGGCCGTTGACACCATCGTGAACGCCGCCAACTCCCAGATGTTGGGCTGCTTTGTCCCGATGCACACCTGCATTGACAACTGCATTCACACTTTTGCCGGAGTCCAGCTTCGAGCAGAGTGCAGCAGGCAGATGAATCAGCTGAGGATCAAATACGGCAAAGATTATGAGCAGCCGACTGCTGTTCCAATGCTGACGGACGCCTATAATCTTCCTGCGAAAAAGGTAATTCATATCGTAGGCCCGATTGTGCAATACAAGCTGACGCCGGAACTGGAGAAGGAACTGACAGACTGTTACCTGAATACCTTGGATATGTGTCTTGTTAATAATTTGAGAAGCGTGGCATTCTGCTGTATTTCTACAGGCGTATTTCATTTTCCGAACAAGCGGGCAGCTCAGATTGCCGTCAGCGCCGTAGACAGCTGGCTCTCACAACATCCGGGTGCTATGGAAAGGGTGATCTTTAATGTTTTTAAGGACGAGGACAAAAAATACTATGAAGAACTTATACGATGA